From a region of the Streptomyces sp. NBC_01454 genome:
- the efeB gene encoding iron uptake transporter deferrochelatase/peroxidase subunit, with translation MSKQTPGKKATVKRTPGTRTGGPGDGRIPAPATEPATAPADKSGASPAPELSRRRLLGTVGAAGAAGLVAGGAGGALAATAAQDAAPTALASIGSTEVAFREARAAHQAGITTPLQATGHLVAFDLAPDADRKTAAALLRRWSRTAEELMAGRAPDADTGVALDAGPSSLTVTFGLGHSFFGRTGLTKRRPVQLDPLPDFSADALDPRRSNGDLWIQIGADDALVAFHALRALQKDAAGSARLRWQMNGFNRTPGATARPMTARNLMGQIDGTNNPKPSDKDFDERIFVGRDADQAWMRGGSYAVVRRIRMLLDDWEKRSRHEQEKVIGRRKATGAPLTGGSETTPMRLDATGSDGLPVIPANAHARIAAPASNQGAALLRRPFSFHDGFREDGAPDAGLLFVCWQADPLRAFTQIQRKLDRGDALSPFLRHEASGLFAVPPAAEPGGYVGRPLLEG, from the coding sequence ATGAGCAAGCAGACCCCCGGCAAGAAGGCCACCGTCAAGCGGACTCCCGGCACCCGGACCGGCGGGCCGGGCGACGGGCGCATCCCCGCCCCGGCCACCGAGCCGGCCACCGCGCCGGCCGACAAGAGCGGCGCCTCCCCCGCCCCGGAGCTCTCCCGCCGCCGGCTGCTCGGCACCGTCGGCGCGGCGGGTGCGGCCGGGCTGGTGGCCGGCGGGGCCGGTGGCGCGCTCGCGGCAACCGCCGCGCAGGACGCCGCCCCCACCGCGCTGGCCAGCATCGGCTCGACCGAGGTGGCGTTCCGCGAGGCGCGCGCCGCGCACCAGGCGGGGATCACCACCCCGCTCCAGGCCACCGGCCATCTCGTGGCCTTCGACCTGGCACCGGACGCGGACCGCAAGACCGCGGCCGCGCTGCTGCGGCGCTGGTCGCGGACGGCCGAGGAACTGATGGCCGGGCGCGCCCCGGACGCCGACACGGGGGTCGCGCTCGACGCGGGCCCGTCCTCGCTGACCGTCACCTTCGGCCTCGGGCACAGCTTCTTCGGCCGTACGGGCCTGACGAAGCGGCGCCCCGTACAGCTCGACCCGCTGCCGGACTTCTCCGCCGATGCGCTGGACCCCCGGCGCAGCAACGGCGATCTGTGGATCCAGATCGGCGCCGATGACGCCCTGGTCGCCTTCCACGCGCTGCGCGCGCTGCAGAAGGACGCGGCCGGCAGCGCCCGGCTGCGCTGGCAGATGAACGGCTTCAACCGCACCCCGGGCGCCACCGCGCGCCCGATGACCGCCCGCAATCTGATGGGCCAGATCGACGGCACCAACAACCCCAAGCCGTCGGACAAGGACTTCGACGAGCGGATCTTCGTCGGGCGCGATGCCGACCAGGCCTGGATGCGCGGCGGGTCGTACGCCGTCGTCCGGCGGATCCGGATGCTGCTGGACGACTGGGAGAAGCGCTCCCGGCACGAACAGGAGAAGGTCATCGGGCGCCGCAAGGCCACCGGCGCCCCGCTGACCGGGGGCTCCGAGACCACCCCGATGCGGCTGGACGCGACGGGCTCCGACGGGCTGCCGGTGATCCCGGCCAATGCGCACGCCCGGATCGCGGCGCCGGCGTCCAACCAGGGCGCGGCACTGCTGCGCCGCCCGTTCTCCTTCCATGACGGCTTCCGGGAGGACGGCGCCCCGGACGCCGGACTGCTCTTCGTCTGCTGGCAGGCCGATCCGCTGCGGGCCTTCACCCAGATCCAGCGGAAGCTGGACCGCGGGGACGCGCTGTCGCCGTTCCTGCGGCACGAGGCGAGCGGACTGTTCGCGGTGCCCCCGGCCGCGGAGCCGGGCGGCTATGTGGGCCGCCCCCTGCTGGAGGGCTGA
- a CDS encoding copper chaperone PCu(A)C has protein sequence MNRRTALAAALTLTTGLVLAGCGDSAPKLEVADPYMPQPVTQDMAGAYFTVKNSGGTADKLTSVTSDLSKDISLHKTVGSKMEQVNSLPVPANGELVLGRGGNHLMFMGLKKKPAEGEKVTLELHFATAKPITVQVPVKAATYAPKK, from the coding sequence GTGAACCGCCGCACCGCCCTCGCCGCCGCCCTCACCCTCACCACCGGTCTCGTGCTGGCGGGCTGCGGCGACAGCGCGCCGAAGCTCGAGGTCGCCGACCCGTACATGCCGCAGCCGGTCACCCAGGACATGGCCGGTGCGTACTTCACCGTCAAGAACAGCGGCGGCACCGCGGACAAGCTCACCTCGGTCACCAGCGACCTGTCCAAGGACATCTCGCTGCACAAGACGGTCGGCAGCAAGATGGAGCAGGTCAACTCCCTGCCCGTACCGGCCAACGGCGAGCTGGTGCTCGGCCGCGGCGGCAACCACCTGATGTTCATGGGGCTGAAGAAGAAGCCGGCCGAGGGCGAGAAGGTCACCCTCGAGCTGCATTTCGCCACCGCGAAACCGATCACGGTGCAGGTCCCGGTCAAGGCCGCCACCTACGCGCCGAAGAAGTAG
- the pheA gene encoding prephenate dehydratase: MSASRYTYLGPEGTFTEAALRTLPEAATRELVPMVSVPAALDAVRAGEAAAALVPIENSVEGGVTTTVDELAAGEPLMIYREVLLPIAFALLVRPGTAISEVKTVTGHPVAQPQVRKWLAAQLPEAVWESAASNADGARLVQEGRYDGAFAGEFAAAPYGLEPLVTDIHDAQNAATRFVLVGRPARPASPTGADKTSVVLWLAEDHPGALLELLQEYAVRGVNMMRIESRPTGEGIGRYCFSVDCEGHLTDRRVSEVLMGLKRVCREVRFLGSYPRADEVLPTVRREMTDAAFTEASDWLGRCLDGRG, translated from the coding sequence ATGTCGGCCAGCCGCTATACCTATCTCGGCCCCGAGGGCACCTTCACGGAGGCCGCGCTGCGCACCCTGCCCGAGGCGGCCACCCGCGAGCTGGTGCCGATGGTGTCGGTGCCGGCCGCCCTGGACGCGGTGCGCGCCGGTGAGGCCGCCGCGGCGCTGGTGCCGATCGAGAACTCCGTCGAGGGCGGGGTGACCACCACCGTCGACGAACTCGCCGCCGGCGAACCGCTGATGATCTACCGCGAGGTGCTGCTGCCGATCGCCTTCGCGCTGCTGGTGCGCCCGGGAACGGCGATCAGCGAGGTGAAGACGGTGACCGGGCATCCGGTCGCCCAGCCGCAGGTGCGCAAGTGGCTGGCGGCCCAACTCCCGGAGGCCGTATGGGAGTCGGCGGCCTCGAACGCCGACGGTGCCCGGCTGGTGCAGGAGGGCCGCTACGACGGCGCCTTCGCCGGCGAGTTCGCGGCCGCGCCGTACGGCCTGGAGCCGCTGGTCACCGACATCCATGACGCGCAGAACGCGGCCACCCGCTTCGTGCTGGTGGGCCGCCCGGCCCGGCCCGCCTCGCCCACCGGCGCGGACAAGACCTCGGTGGTGCTGTGGCTGGCCGAGGACCACCCCGGCGCGCTGCTGGAACTGCTCCAGGAGTACGCGGTCCGCGGGGTGAACATGATGCGGATCGAGTCCCGGCCGACCGGCGAGGGCATCGGCCGCTACTGCTTCTCGGTGGACTGCGAGGGGCATCTGACCGACCGCCGCGTCAGCGAGGTCCTGATGGGGCTCAAGCGGGTCTGCCGCGAGGTGCGCTTCCTGGGCTCGTACCCGCGGGCGGACGAGGTGCTGCCGACCGTCCGGCGCGAGATGACCGACGCGGCGTTCACCGAGGCGTCGGACTGGCTGGGGCGCTGCCTGGACGGGCGGGGCTGA
- a CDS encoding copper resistance CopC/CopD family protein, with the protein MVTTGLRPGRSAVLRLLVVAVALAGALLGGLGGAAPASAHAAMTGSTPAQGAVVDHAPEQVALTFSEGVAMGDDSIRVLDPKGKRVDAGKLRNLSSGSVVKYGAGLPAGLGNGTYTVAWQAVSADSHPVSGAFTFSVGAPSKTTAALPQQTAGGGLVGALYGIARALAYTGFVLLVGGAAFVVACRPAAALVRSVQRLVVQGWALLTGTTVAMLLLRTPYTGSGDLADVFDFGGLQQVLITKPGAALVSRLLLLAAAALLVAVLFGAYARTQEPAEPGEEPLDATAAARQRKDLTFGLGIGGVIIAAGLAATWAMAEHASTGLQTAVAMPVDVLHLLAVATWLGGLAALVVSLYWGPPVERSAVRRFSRIAFGSVLVLVATGIYQSWRQVGSWRALTDTTYGWLLLLKAGLVVVLVGIAWVSRRWTGRLAEVPAGVPARESLTAEMAEANEANEANETDRANEASEAGEKAGAEAAEAEAEAVAEVGAEAGAEVGAEVGAERAGVGVPAAATANASATATATAGSARATGPGTGGGSGSTDTPDIADTPDAPDTPGAPDDTATPDPARAVQLARQQAALDATQTKRKRDADPERLGLRRSVLAEAAVAAVVLVVTTVLTATEPARTEEAVKATSGGQSAAAARPQVLTVPFDTGGPHGKGTARVDLTPGSSTVANTVQLRLTDTSGKAMDVPEVKIAFTQKAKKLGPLPATPRNEGKGRWRASGVRLPVPGQWQLSLVVRTSDIDQVTEIKNVKIGS; encoded by the coding sequence ATGGTCACCACCGGGCTTCGGCCGGGACGGTCCGCCGTGCTGCGCCTGCTGGTCGTCGCGGTGGCGCTGGCGGGTGCGCTGCTCGGCGGGCTCGGCGGTGCCGCCCCGGCCTCGGCGCATGCCGCGATGACCGGCAGCACCCCCGCGCAGGGGGCGGTGGTGGACCACGCCCCCGAGCAGGTGGCGCTCACCTTCTCCGAGGGCGTCGCCATGGGCGACGACTCCATCCGGGTCCTGGACCCGAAGGGCAAGCGGGTGGACGCCGGCAAGCTGCGCAACCTGTCCAGCGGCAGCGTCGTCAAATACGGCGCCGGGCTGCCGGCGGGGCTCGGAAACGGTACGTACACCGTCGCCTGGCAGGCGGTCTCCGCCGACAGCCACCCCGTCTCCGGTGCCTTCACCTTCTCGGTCGGCGCGCCCTCCAAGACCACCGCCGCCCTTCCTCAACAGACTGCCGGCGGCGGCCTGGTGGGCGCGCTGTACGGGATCGCCCGTGCGCTGGCGTACACCGGGTTCGTGCTGCTGGTCGGCGGCGCCGCCTTCGTGGTGGCCTGCCGGCCGGCCGCGGCCCTCGTCCGGTCCGTGCAGCGGCTGGTCGTCCAGGGCTGGGCGCTGCTGACCGGCACCACCGTGGCGATGCTGTTGCTGCGCACCCCCTACACGGGGTCCGGCGATCTCGCCGACGTCTTCGACTTCGGCGGCCTCCAGCAGGTCCTGATCACCAAGCCGGGTGCGGCGCTGGTCTCCCGGCTGCTGCTGCTCGCCGCCGCGGCGCTGCTCGTGGCGGTGCTCTTCGGGGCGTACGCCCGGACGCAGGAGCCGGCGGAGCCGGGCGAGGAGCCGCTGGACGCCACGGCGGCGGCCAGGCAGCGCAAGGACCTCACCTTCGGCCTCGGCATCGGCGGAGTGATCATCGCGGCCGGGCTCGCCGCGACCTGGGCGATGGCCGAGCACGCCTCGACCGGTCTGCAGACCGCCGTCGCGATGCCGGTCGATGTGCTGCATCTGCTCGCGGTCGCCACCTGGCTCGGCGGGCTGGCGGCGCTGGTGGTGTCCCTGTACTGGGGCCCGCCGGTCGAACGGTCCGCCGTGCGCCGCTTCTCGCGGATCGCTTTCGGTTCGGTGCTGGTGCTGGTCGCCACCGGCATCTACCAGTCCTGGCGCCAGGTCGGCAGCTGGCGCGCGCTGACCGACACCACGTACGGGTGGCTGCTGCTGCTCAAGGCGGGGCTGGTCGTGGTGCTCGTCGGGATCGCCTGGGTGTCGCGCCGGTGGACGGGGCGGCTGGCGGAGGTGCCGGCGGGGGTGCCAGCGAGGGAGAGCCTGACGGCTGAGATGGCCGAGGCGAACGAGGCGAACGAGGCGAACGAGACGGACAGGGCGAACGAGGCGAGCGAGGCGGGAGAGAAGGCTGGGGCGGAGGCCGCGGAGGCAGAGGCAGAGGCCGTCGCGGAGGTGGGCGCGGAGGCGGGCGCGGAGGTGGGCGCGGAGGTGGGCGCGGAGAGGGCCGGTGTCGGCGTCCCGGCCGCTGCCACCGCCAACGCCAGCGCCACCGCCACCGCCACCGCCGGATCGGCCCGCGCCACCGGCCCGGGGACAGGAGGCGGGTCCGGATCCACAGACACCCCTGATATCGCTGACACCCCTGACGCCCCTGACACCCCGGGCGCCCCCGACGACACCGCCACCCCCGACCCCGCCCGGGCCGTCCAACTCGCCCGGCAGCAGGCCGCGTTGGACGCCACGCAGACCAAGCGGAAGCGCGATGCGGATCCGGAGCGGCTGGGGCTGCGCCGGTCCGTGCTGGCCGAGGCGGCGGTCGCGGCCGTCGTGCTCGTGGTGACCACGGTGCTGACCGCCACCGAGCCGGCCCGGACCGAAGAGGCGGTCAAGGCCACCTCGGGCGGGCAGTCCGCCGCGGCCGCCCGGCCGCAGGTGCTGACCGTCCCGTTCGACACCGGCGGCCCGCACGGCAAGGGCACCGCCCGCGTCGACCTCACCCCCGGGAGCAGCACGGTCGCCAATACGGTGCAGCTGCGGCTCACGGATACCTCGGGCAAGGCCATGGACGTCCCCGAGGTGAAGATCGCCTTCACCCAGAAGGCCAAGAAGCTCGGGCCGCTGCCGGCCACCCCCCGCAACGAGGGCAAGGGCCGCTGGCGCGCGAGCGGGGTCCGGCTGCCGGTCCCCGGGCAGTGGCAGCTGTCGCTGGTCGTACGGACCTCCGACATCGACCAGGTCACCGAGATCAAGAACGTGAAGATCGGCTCATGA